The nucleotide window CGAATCTGAATCGCCTTACTCATGCCCATCGCTTCAGCCGCTTCAACCTCACCGGTAGGAATCGCCTGAATGGCACTGCGAAACAGTTCAGCACTGTAAGCTGCGGTGTTCAGACTGAAGGCGATAATGGCACACCAATAAGGCTGCTTAAGCATCGGCCAGAGAAACGACTCCCGCACCGCTTCAAACTGAGACGCGCCGTAGTAAACCAGAAAAATCTGGACCAGCAGCGGGGTGCCGCGGAAAAAATAGATATAGGCAAACGGCAGCGCTTTGATCCACGGCCGCTTTGAGGCCCGCATCAGTGACAGTGGTATCGCCAGAGCGATACCGATCAGACCGGAGATCAACACCAGCTCCATGGTCAGCCAGGCACCTTCCAGTAAGCGGGGAAAATATTTCCAGATAACATCCCATTCCCAGGTCATCCGCGATCTCCCCTGGCAGCCGGATTAGCAGCCCGTTCCATAAACATGGTAAACCCTGTGGTCGCGGCGGTCAGTAACAGATAGATGCAGGCCGCCACCATGAAGAAAGTAAACGGCTCTTTGGTGGAGCTGATGGCCACCTGGGACTGACGCATAATATCGTTCAGGCCAACCACTGAAACCAGTGCGGTATCCTTGAGTAACACCTGAAACAGATTCCCCAGGCCGGGAATCGCCAGACGCCAGACCTGCGGCAGGATAATGCGGAAAAAGGTCCGTGAGCGGCTCATACCACAGGCCAGTCCTGACTCCCACTGGCCTTGCGGAATCTCCATCATCGCCATGCGGAACACCTCTGTAGCGTAGGCGCCGAAAGCAATTGATAACGCCGCAACCCCGGCAAC belongs to Amphritea atlantica and includes:
- a CDS encoding ABC transporter permease — protein: MTWEWDVIWKYFPRLLEGAWLTMELVLISGLIGIALAIPLSLMRASKRPWIKALPFAYIYFFRGTPLLVQIFLVYYGASQFEAVRESFLWPMLKQPYWCAIIAFSLNTAAYSAELFRSAIQAIPTGEVEAAEAMGMSKAIQIRRIIMPRAFGIALPAYGNEVILMLKGSALASTITLLDLTGMARTIIARTYTPLEMFLAAGVVYLAISALIIALFRFMEYRFNRYQYYHHTETPADLDPLLRDPHIDQK
- a CDS encoding ABC transporter permease; translation: MDLQGFGHLLLSGTWVTIQLALSSLLVGLVFGLTGAAAKLSKNPIARWLATGYTTLVRGLPELLLVLTIYFGGSQLLMWIAGSFGYTEYIEIGPFVAGVAALSIAFGAYATEVFRMAMMEIPQGQWESGLACGMSRSRTFFRIILPQVWRLAIPGLGNLFQVLLKDTALVSVVGLNDIMRQSQVAISSTKEPFTFFMVAACIYLLLTAATTGFTMFMERAANPAARGDRG